The following coding sequences are from one Rhodobiaceae bacterium window:
- the comR gene encoding HTH-type transcriptional repressor ComR — MKSTPKTSARGRPRKFDKDAVLQLIVKVFWAKGYSGTSLDDLATATRLSRPSLYAAYGNKLSMYLATLEVFGHRMATEAGGALATGPDLRTGLLNFYDAALDIYLGKDEEMAQGCLVFTTAVTEATNEPEIKAMVQAQLAGMDQAVKALIADRAPGIAPSAIAAAAELATGTLLNLATRARAGTPRERLREVAQATADAVAALTRARPA, encoded by the coding sequence ATGAAAAGCACGCCTAAAACCAGTGCGAGAGGGCGCCCGCGCAAGTTTGACAAGGACGCGGTCCTCCAGCTGATCGTGAAGGTCTTCTGGGCGAAAGGATATTCAGGCACATCTCTGGATGACCTCGCCACCGCAACCCGGCTCAGCCGCCCCAGCCTTTACGCTGCCTATGGCAACAAGCTCTCAATGTATTTAGCTACACTGGAGGTGTTCGGGCATCGCATGGCGACCGAGGCAGGGGGGGCCCTGGCCACCGGGCCCGATCTGCGCACAGGCCTCCTCAACTTCTATGACGCGGCGCTCGACATTTACCTCGGCAAAGATGAGGAAATGGCCCAAGGCTGTCTGGTTTTCACCACAGCTGTGACAGAAGCGACGAATGAGCCCGAAATCAAAGCAATGGTGCAGGCGCAGCTCGCCGGCATGGATCAGGCGGTAAAAGCCCTTATTGCTGATCGTGCGCCCGGTATTGCCCCCTCCGCTATCGCGGCAGCGGCAGAACTGGCCACAGGAACACTGCTCAATCTGGCAACCCGGGCCCGCGCAGGTACCCCGCGCGAAAGGCTGCGTGAAGTTGCCCAGGCAACTGCCGATGCAGTCGCGGCGCTGACGCGCGCCCGACCGGCCTAA
- the antA gene encoding anthranilate 1,2-dioxygenase large subunit, with translation MHTHSLTLPGLSAEELSRVSAPLEEAWTLPTAAYTDPDLYDVEIERIMRKNWLPVGRADQVPNPGDYICITLYDQPLMLVRGTDGEVRVMSRVCLHRAAPIAEGAGNRKLFSCPYHAWSYATDGQLIRAPLMDGAEGFDEKSCKLPTLRTEIWEGFVMVNFDNDAEAFAPQVASYQDTFSNYKLDDMVIIKTLEFDSPWNWKVLVENFMEAYHHIAIHKETFEPVYPAKDSKIPNASGPYSILHMPAKEPHGNDPDGLPLIEGLEDWQRDDLLATVLFPYFLLAFQGTSATWYQITPVSVDRLHLQIHFLVPKSSAKLPNIDEIAEGAGALLSVIHHEDIEANDMVWEGLKAPLTSQGRLSPLERSIWQLNQWWLRALSKTGS, from the coding sequence ATGCATACACATTCTCTCACCCTTCCTGGCCTTTCGGCGGAAGAGCTTTCCCGTGTCTCCGCGCCGCTTGAAGAGGCTTGGACATTACCAACAGCTGCCTATACCGACCCCGATCTCTATGACGTTGAGATTGAGCGGATCATGCGCAAAAACTGGTTGCCAGTGGGTCGCGCTGATCAGGTGCCGAACCCGGGCGATTACATCTGCATCACGCTCTACGATCAGCCCTTGATGCTTGTGCGCGGAACGGATGGAGAGGTCCGTGTGATGTCTCGGGTCTGTCTCCATCGTGCAGCTCCGATTGCAGAGGGAGCTGGCAATCGGAAACTCTTTTCCTGTCCATACCATGCGTGGAGTTATGCGACCGACGGTCAGCTCATCCGTGCGCCTTTGATGGACGGGGCTGAAGGGTTTGATGAGAAGTCCTGCAAGCTCCCAACATTGCGCACCGAGATCTGGGAAGGCTTCGTCATGGTCAATTTTGACAATGATGCTGAAGCTTTCGCGCCGCAGGTAGCGAGCTATCAAGATACGTTTTCGAACTACAAGCTTGATGATATGGTCATCATCAAGACGCTGGAGTTTGACAGTCCCTGGAACTGGAAGGTCCTGGTCGAGAATTTCATGGAGGCGTATCATCACATCGCCATCCATAAAGAGACATTCGAGCCGGTATATCCTGCGAAGGACTCAAAAATTCCGAATGCAAGCGGGCCCTATTCCATTCTTCATATGCCCGCGAAGGAGCCGCATGGAAATGACCCGGATGGCCTTCCGCTCATCGAAGGTTTAGAAGACTGGCAGCGGGATGATCTGTTGGCGACAGTCTTGTTTCCGTATTTCCTACTGGCGTTCCAAGGGACATCCGCGACCTGGTATCAGATTACGCCCGTGAGTGTTGATCGCCTTCATCTCCAGATCCACTTCTTGGTACCAAAGTCTTCAGCGAAGCTGCCGAATATAGATGAAATTGCCGAGGGTGCAGGGGCGCTTCTCTCCGTGATCCATCATGAGGATATTGAGGCGAACGATATGGTGTGGGAAGGCCTCAAAGCCCCGTTGACGTCACAGGGTCGTTTGTCACCACTGGAGCGTTCGATCTGGCAGCTCAACCAATGGTGGCTCCGCGCGCTTTCAAAGACGGGGTCGTGA
- a CDS encoding hypothetical protein (protein of unknown function (DUF4243)), translating to MSEAQYKLLDPALEPLRTLGPVLENGFVNHAPMAAEALVAMGQGNLAISWVKANRGDILPASDSAPPLDATELEGAIGDPRRQDAWRSFFRHRLASGPWEPVLDQWADRLAPGLFAAAAHGIIRVGHGVRALGVEDTPLRRRELAEGLALWAGSYQPLVTHRVDNSSTFSPKEAMARVPLVPLAHRRNEGAITTALEQLPHAQGFAEAISLVDVSGDLSALANDIASEFAQVFLYRVHTPLTAIVFTHGITAVAAILNIAPHVKEETTRKLVSYGWQTAAGLHSAYSEFPAPGPGALQSEPTKEIAVRAAQHGDDHVIKLSEACLRFYEATDDERFLMVPAHARAMLPENPVCASQEK from the coding sequence ATGTCTGAGGCTCAGTATAAACTGCTTGATCCTGCCCTTGAGCCGCTACGCACCTTGGGGCCTGTTCTCGAAAATGGATTCGTCAACCATGCGCCGATGGCGGCTGAAGCCCTTGTCGCCATGGGGCAGGGCAATCTGGCAATAAGCTGGGTGAAGGCAAACCGTGGCGATATCCTCCCTGCGAGTGACAGCGCTCCGCCGCTTGACGCCACTGAGTTGGAGGGCGCCATTGGTGATCCCCGTCGGCAGGATGCCTGGCGCTCCTTTTTCCGCCATCGTCTCGCCAGCGGTCCCTGGGAGCCGGTATTGGATCAATGGGCGGATCGATTGGCACCGGGCCTCTTTGCAGCAGCAGCGCACGGGATTATTCGGGTTGGCCATGGTGTGCGTGCGCTTGGCGTAGAAGACACGCCCCTTCGACGACGGGAACTTGCTGAAGGTCTTGCCCTCTGGGCCGGTTCCTATCAGCCCTTGGTTACGCATCGGGTCGACAACAGCTCGACATTTTCTCCAAAAGAAGCGATGGCGAGGGTTCCACTGGTGCCGCTGGCGCATCGGCGCAATGAGGGCGCGATCACGACGGCTCTTGAGCAGCTCCCTCACGCGCAGGGATTTGCGGAGGCTATTTCTCTGGTCGATGTGTCAGGTGATCTGTCGGCTCTCGCGAACGACATTGCGTCTGAGTTTGCGCAGGTGTTCCTGTACCGGGTTCATACACCGCTTACCGCCATCGTTTTCACCCATGGGATCACGGCCGTGGCTGCCATTCTCAACATCGCCCCTCATGTGAAAGAGGAAACAACCCGCAAGCTTGTGTCCTATGGCTGGCAGACGGCGGCGGGATTGCATTCAGCCTATTCGGAGTTTCCAGCGCCTGGCCCAGGTGCTTTGCAGTCTGAACCGACAAAAGAGATAGCTGTGCGTGCAGCCCAACATGGAGATGATCACGTGATCAAATTGTCTGAGGCTTGTCTTAGGTTTTACGAGGCGACGGATGATGAACGCTTCCTGATGGTACCGGCTCACGCCCGTGCCATGCTTCCCGAAAACCCTGTTTGCGCTTCGCAGGAGAAATAG
- a CDS encoding transcriptional regulator SlyA — MTDAVIMNGPVANEARSRYFKVEALYFNLEVKSMAKSPRIFHLLQQANSRLFGAVDRQLKSREGIATAHQVILFVLAQEDGLASAEIAKRAGMSQSRLTGLVDTLVSKGMVRREKADTDSRVHKVFITDQGTALVARTSGQARGLNEDLLKPFAKSERETIARFLKHVSDTAKTIEKR; from the coding sequence GTGACAGATGCGGTGATCATGAATGGGCCTGTTGCGAATGAGGCCCGAAGCAGGTATTTCAAGGTTGAAGCTTTATATTTCAACCTTGAAGTAAAATCAATGGCAAAGTCACCACGCATCTTCCACCTCCTTCAGCAAGCAAACAGCCGGCTCTTCGGCGCTGTGGATCGTCAGCTCAAATCCCGAGAGGGAATTGCGACCGCGCACCAGGTCATTCTTTTCGTGTTGGCGCAGGAAGATGGCCTGGCGAGTGCCGAAATCGCCAAACGCGCAGGCATGTCTCAATCTCGCCTGACCGGGTTGGTGGACACATTGGTCTCAAAAGGGATGGTGCGCCGGGAAAAAGCAGACACAGACAGCCGGGTCCACAAGGTCTTCATCACAGATCAGGGGACAGCCCTGGTTGCCCGAACATCCGGACAGGCGAGAGGGCTCAATGAAGACCTTCTCAAGCCCTTTGCCAAAAGTGAGCGCGAGACCATCGCGCGCTTCCTGAAACATGTGTCTGACACGGCGAAGACCATCGAAAAACGCTGA
- a CDS encoding bacterial regulatory protein, tetR family: MVEASEKTPAQKPKRPVGRPRADGRPQLTKEAVFLVAAKHIAKDGYAGASIRKIAAELKAAPASVFNLFPTKDVLLNELLSFAATPSMVFYDELARFNLPPGVALFKSIMEEVTAVASADRDFPAIFYLPELSKPGFEPAQKTRATMVAHYRALIEAGQQAGLFSVEIPALSAEQVFQLTETSIIAQQVAAATPPEKAARATARFCLRGLLNDPAELAAIEQAADLVPLAFVLPERV; the protein is encoded by the coding sequence ATGGTGGAAGCAAGCGAAAAAACACCCGCACAAAAACCCAAGCGGCCAGTAGGCCGCCCGAGGGCGGACGGACGACCACAGCTCACAAAAGAGGCTGTCTTTTTGGTCGCGGCCAAACATATTGCCAAGGACGGATATGCCGGCGCCAGCATTCGCAAGATCGCAGCGGAACTGAAAGCGGCACCAGCATCCGTCTTCAATCTCTTTCCAACCAAAGACGTGCTGTTGAACGAATTGCTGAGCTTCGCCGCAACCCCTTCCATGGTGTTTTACGACGAACTTGCCAGGTTCAATCTCCCTCCAGGAGTGGCGCTGTTTAAGTCGATCATGGAGGAAGTGACGGCTGTCGCCTCGGCGGACCGCGATTTCCCAGCCATCTTCTACTTACCGGAACTCTCAAAGCCCGGGTTTGAACCCGCGCAAAAAACCCGCGCCACCATGGTCGCGCACTATCGCGCCCTCATCGAAGCCGGGCAGCAGGCCGGTCTGTTTTCAGTCGAGATACCCGCACTTTCAGCAGAACAGGTTTTCCAGCTCACCGAAACGAGCATCATCGCCCAACAGGTTGCGGCGGCGACGCCGCCTGAAAAGGCAGCACGCGCAACAGCGCGCTTTTGTTTGCGTGGATTGCTGAATGATCCGGCGGAGTTGGCTGCGATTGAGCAGGCAGCAGATCTGGTGCCGCTCGCTTTTGTTCTACCCGAAAGGGTCTGA
- a CDS encoding HD domain protein encodes MTLAQDPGRLSKPRVIGRILGAEMRGARHRLALRLGLKRLQDVVPEDWQAPDSALANQARGYAEELCSPMLVAHSERTYCFGALLAARDGLKLDKELFYLGCILHDLGLSETHKDDPGSFEWVGADLARTFCLNNGLAESRADIVHDAIALHSSIGVVHKCAPELAFVHFGAALDLVGSRLEDVPKTDLSVILERYSRDNFCSEFGSCMHHQAASKPTSHIAGPVGIGFVDRFRGQLD; translated from the coding sequence ATGACCCTGGCTCAAGACCCCGGCCGATTGTCGAAGCCTAGAGTTATTGGGCGCATACTTGGCGCTGAAATGAGGGGTGCGCGCCATCGACTCGCTCTTCGTCTCGGCCTGAAACGCCTGCAAGATGTGGTGCCTGAGGATTGGCAGGCACCGGATAGCGCGTTGGCCAATCAGGCACGCGGATATGCCGAAGAGCTCTGCTCGCCGATGCTGGTTGCCCATTCAGAGCGAACCTATTGTTTTGGGGCACTCCTTGCCGCCCGCGATGGTCTGAAGCTGGACAAAGAGCTCTTCTATCTCGGGTGTATTCTCCATGATCTGGGCTTGAGCGAGACGCACAAAGACGATCCTGGATCGTTTGAATGGGTCGGGGCAGATTTGGCTAGAACGTTCTGTCTCAATAATGGATTGGCCGAGAGCCGGGCGGATATAGTGCATGATGCGATCGCCCTGCATTCGTCCATTGGCGTGGTCCATAAATGCGCCCCAGAACTCGCTTTTGTGCATTTTGGAGCCGCTCTCGATCTTGTGGGGTCACGTTTGGAAGATGTTCCCAAGACCGATCTCAGCGTCATCCTTGAGCGTTACTCGCGAGATAATTTCTGCTCAGAGTTCGGCAGCTGCATGCATCATCAAGCGGCGAGCAAACCCACTTCTCATATCGCGGGACCGGTGGGTATTGGTTTTGTTGATCGGTTCAGAGGCCAATTGGACTAG
- a CDS encoding 2TM domain protein: MSIQKRRLEKGWTQEQLAEHAGLSVRTIQRIESGNPATLESLKCLAAVFETSVTRLTQEPETMNNLSQDTSLKDRQERDAIQYVQSLKGFHMHWLSYVLIMPGLYVLNIMMNPDRLWVITVALGWGSGVLLHGLTVFGFFKFFGGDWEQRQFKKRMDELNQR, encoded by the coding sequence ATGAGCATTCAAAAAAGACGCCTTGAAAAAGGATGGACGCAGGAACAGCTCGCAGAGCATGCGGGTCTGAGCGTGCGTACCATCCAGCGTATCGAAAGTGGAAATCCAGCGACCTTGGAATCGCTGAAATGCCTCGCTGCTGTTTTCGAAACAAGCGTGACACGCTTAACGCAGGAGCCCGAGACAATGAACAATCTATCCCAAGACACATCGCTAAAAGACCGGCAGGAACGCGACGCCATTCAATATGTGCAAAGTCTCAAAGGCTTTCACATGCACTGGCTCTCTTACGTTTTGATCATGCCCGGCCTTTATGTGCTCAACATCATGATGAACCCGGACCGCCTTTGGGTCATCACCGTCGCCCTGGGTTGGGGGTCCGGTGTCCTGCTTCACGGATTGACCGTTTTTGGGTTCTTCAAGTTCTTCGGCGGCGACTGGGAGCAGCGCCAGTTCAAAAAACGCATGGATGAACTGAACCAGCGCTAA
- the egtB gene encoding hercynine oxygenase: protein MTSPSSTPLKGSVSIALGDYALVRSQSLALTDHLSDAEATVQSMEDASPAKWHLAHTTWFFETFILEPNVSGYTLFDDNYCYLFNSYYDAVGERHPRPRRGMLARPALDEVRDYRAHVDEAMETLLASKLPPELAKLIELGLHHEQQHQELLLTDVLHLFAQNPLRPAFAPAVPLEMTNKGTGDAGWVSFDGGRLPLGASGDGFKFDCEGPQHEVLVRPFELATRAVTNREWIEFMEAGGYRNPQYWLSDGFAIATERGWDAPLYWYQQDDTWWSLTLRGPQPVHLDAPVAHVSFYEADAYATWAGMRLPSEAEWEHAARDAEIEGNFASSNMLRPRPQDAPAGDLAGLYGDVWEWTASPFTSYPGFKPAPGAVGEYNGKFMSGQMVLRGGSCATPGGHMRATYRNFFHPDKRWQFSGLRLARDAS, encoded by the coding sequence ATGACATCTCCTTCATCGACCCCGCTCAAGGGGAGCGTGTCGATTGCGCTTGGCGATTACGCGCTCGTACGTTCTCAGTCCCTGGCGCTTACCGACCATTTAAGTGATGCGGAAGCGACGGTTCAATCCATGGAAGATGCAAGCCCTGCGAAGTGGCACCTTGCACATACAACATGGTTCTTTGAGACATTTATCCTCGAACCGAATGTGTCCGGGTACACGCTCTTTGATGACAATTACTGTTACCTGTTCAACTCCTATTATGACGCGGTAGGGGAGCGCCACCCGCGTCCGCGCCGTGGCATGCTGGCGCGCCCGGCCCTTGATGAGGTCCGTGACTATCGTGCGCATGTGGACGAGGCGATGGAGACCCTTTTGGCCAGCAAGCTTCCGCCCGAGCTTGCCAAGCTGATTGAGCTTGGTCTCCATCATGAACAGCAACATCAGGAGCTTTTGCTTACGGATGTTCTGCACCTGTTTGCGCAGAATCCATTGCGTCCGGCCTTCGCGCCCGCTGTCCCTTTAGAGATGACAAACAAGGGTACGGGTGATGCAGGTTGGGTCTCGTTTGATGGAGGGCGTTTGCCACTGGGGGCCAGCGGCGATGGCTTTAAGTTTGACTGCGAAGGGCCGCAGCATGAGGTGTTGGTGCGACCTTTTGAGTTGGCGACCCGCGCGGTCACCAATCGCGAGTGGATTGAGTTCATGGAGGCTGGTGGCTATCGCAATCCGCAATATTGGCTGTCGGATGGGTTCGCGATCGCCACGGAACGTGGATGGGACGCGCCGCTTTACTGGTACCAACAGGATGATACCTGGTGGTCTCTCACATTGCGGGGGCCGCAGCCTGTTCATCTGGATGCGCCCGTTGCCCATGTGAGCTTCTATGAAGCAGATGCCTATGCAACCTGGGCAGGAATGCGATTGCCGAGCGAAGCTGAATGGGAACATGCCGCCCGCGACGCTGAAATTGAAGGCAATTTCGCGTCCTCCAATATGTTACGGCCACGTCCACAGGATGCGCCAGCGGGTGATCTTGCGGGTCTCTATGGAGATGTTTGGGAGTGGACGGCCAGTCCTTTTACCTCCTACCCGGGTTTCAAACCCGCGCCAGGGGCGGTCGGTGAATATAACGGGAAGTTCATGAGCGGACAGATGGTTCTTCGTGGTGGGTCTTGCGCCACGCCGGGCGGTCATATGCGGGCGACCTATCGTAACTTCTTTCATCCGGACAAGCGTTGGCAGTTTTCCGGCCTCAGACTTGCGAGGGATGCGTCGTAA
- a CDS encoding putative HTH-type transcriptional regulator, with protein MSVKTKSTYHHGDLRKAVLREAPGCIAEQGLDKFTLRGLARDLGVTHGAVYKHFADKRELLVALALSGHEGFAATLRDAATRDQGVDDRIKSVARAYVRWALANDSLYQIMFGPRLNEDGRHPELEEAIEETFRAVEALFEQQSLSKTRVRHLSVSLMTQLHGYCDLVRLRRIRVRGAKAAETYLMQSIEPLVRGLCAELD; from the coding sequence TTGTCGGTGAAAACAAAATCCACCTACCATCATGGAGACTTACGGAAAGCGGTCCTGCGCGAGGCGCCCGGCTGTATTGCAGAACAGGGGCTTGATAAGTTTACGCTGCGCGGTCTTGCCCGCGATCTAGGCGTGACACATGGCGCGGTCTACAAGCATTTCGCCGATAAGCGTGAGTTGCTTGTTGCGCTGGCGCTTTCTGGTCATGAGGGTTTTGCCGCGACGCTCCGCGATGCGGCGACACGCGATCAAGGGGTTGATGATCGCATTAAGAGTGTTGCGCGTGCCTATGTGCGCTGGGCGCTGGCCAATGACAGTCTCTATCAGATCATGTTCGGCCCGCGGTTGAATGAAGATGGACGCCATCCAGAACTTGAAGAAGCCATTGAGGAAACCTTCCGCGCCGTCGAAGCGCTTTTCGAACAACAATCATTGTCCAAGACGCGCGTGAGACACTTGTCTGTTTCCCTGATGACACAATTGCATGGATATTGCGATCTGGTTCGGCTGCGGCGCATCCGGGTGCGTGGTGCCAAAGCAGCAGAGACCTACTTGATGCAATCGATTGAGCCGCTTGTCCGCGGACTGTGTGCTGAATTGGACTAA
- a CDS encoding hypothetical protein (domain of unknown function (DUF1330)) produces the protein MTVYAMAFVEINDREHYAKYEAGFMDALAPFGAEILAVDEAPNVLEGEAPKGRIVLIRFPSAEKLDAWYNSDAYQAILPFRKAASNGHVISVKGFEMP, from the coding sequence ATGACCGTCTACGCAATGGCATTTGTTGAGATTAATGACCGGGAGCACTACGCAAAATATGAGGCGGGGTTCATGGACGCCCTGGCCCCATTTGGCGCTGAGATCCTCGCTGTCGACGAAGCGCCCAATGTGCTGGAAGGCGAAGCGCCTAAGGGACGCATCGTGCTTATTCGCTTTCCCTCAGCTGAAAAACTCGACGCCTGGTATAATTCAGACGCCTACCAGGCAATTCTGCCATTCCGCAAAGCCGCATCGAACGGTCATGTGATCAGCGTCAAAGGATTTGAAATGCCCTAG
- a CDS encoding SnoaL-like domain protein, protein MESQNLDRLNGLLALLAEGGFLEGMQTYFADDVAIQEQDNPARKGKAECIAFEEKLLEGVAEFIQYTAHSIGAGGDKTFYEATMEFKTKDGAHVVQNQVVVTTWKDGEIVFERYYHGNA, encoded by the coding sequence ATGGAGTCGCAAAACCTCGACCGATTGAACGGCCTTTTGGCTCTGCTTGCGGAAGGTGGATTTCTCGAAGGCATGCAAACCTACTTTGCAGATGATGTTGCCATCCAAGAGCAGGACAATCCTGCACGAAAAGGCAAAGCGGAATGCATCGCCTTTGAAGAAAAACTCCTGGAGGGTGTCGCTGAGTTCATCCAATACACTGCCCACTCAATCGGTGCAGGTGGCGACAAGACCTTTTATGAAGCGACGATGGAGTTCAAAACCAAAGATGGTGCCCACGTGGTCCAGAACCAGGTTGTGGTGACGACCTGGAAAGACGGCGAGATTGTCTTTGAGCGTTATTATCACGGCAATGCGTGA
- the dhmA2 gene encoding haloalkane dehalogenase 2, producing MNASTNKSATLAQGTVSYRDKGTGPAIVFVHGLFLNGTIWDKTIERLTSHRRCIVPELPLGAHTTPLNKGVDLSLTGVAQLVADFLEELNLDNVTLVGLDFGGVIAQIVAARHNDRVSRLVLTNCDALEVCPAKGFGYLTWLPRVPFATWILGKLMHHVGPLRRHETSFAAFAKTPLPDAQLKDWVRPMAVSSGVRRDVKKLLRSIDVKLTLALPAELNSAGTSVLLAWGSEDALFSMDLAQRLAAAIGSNAFLTEIPDAKTFVPHDAPKALASTILAFTATPPWKLTSASQAKLSKSA from the coding sequence ATGAACGCAAGCACCAATAAGTCCGCCACCTTGGCGCAGGGTACCGTGAGCTATCGCGATAAAGGGACAGGACCAGCCATTGTTTTTGTGCACGGTCTTTTCCTGAACGGAACGATTTGGGACAAGACGATCGAACGCTTGACCTCTCATCGGAGATGCATCGTGCCTGAACTCCCCCTCGGCGCGCATACAACACCTCTCAACAAAGGGGTCGACCTCTCATTGACCGGGGTTGCCCAGCTCGTCGCAGACTTTCTGGAAGAACTGAACCTCGACAACGTGACCCTTGTCGGACTCGATTTCGGCGGCGTCATCGCACAGATCGTAGCAGCCCGGCACAATGATCGGGTGTCCCGGCTCGTTCTGACAAACTGCGACGCTCTTGAGGTCTGTCCGGCAAAAGGGTTTGGCTATCTCACATGGTTGCCGCGTGTACCTTTCGCGACCTGGATTCTTGGAAAACTCATGCACCATGTAGGGCCATTGCGCCGTCACGAGACATCCTTCGCAGCGTTTGCAAAAACGCCCCTGCCCGACGCCCAGCTTAAAGACTGGGTTCGGCCCATGGCAGTCTCATCAGGTGTGCGCCGGGACGTCAAAAAGCTGCTGCGCTCAATTGACGTCAAGCTGACACTCGCACTTCCAGCCGAACTCAACAGCGCAGGAACGTCAGTTCTGCTGGCTTGGGGGTCAGAGGATGCACTCTTTTCGATGGACCTCGCGCAGAGACTCGCAGCTGCTATCGGAAGTAACGCGTTCCTGACGGAAATCCCTGACGCAAAGACATTCGTTCCACACGACGCCCCAAAGGCACTCGCGTCAACCATTTTGGCGTTTACCGCGACGCCACCCTGGAAGCTCACAAGCGCAAGTCAGGCAAAATTATCAAAATCTGCTTAG
- a CDS encoding hypothetical protein (domain of unknown function (DUF427)), protein MADQETLSGDGAAGILPPGSRAETSFQKPLAFVAAGQKISVVHGDIVLAVSDDVIVVHEKGHTPVLYFPRGDVRLGLSVQLEKMSHCPRKGDASYFEFVGRNGSAIAWSYEDPIPPAATLKDYVAFYPDNLEFNRES, encoded by the coding sequence GTGGCAGACCAAGAGACATTATCGGGTGATGGGGCCGCGGGCATATTGCCACCAGGGTCGCGCGCGGAGACCAGTTTTCAAAAGCCGTTGGCTTTCGTTGCCGCGGGGCAAAAAATCTCCGTTGTCCATGGAGATATTGTACTGGCAGTGAGTGATGATGTGATCGTTGTGCATGAGAAGGGCCACACGCCCGTTCTTTACTTTCCACGCGGTGATGTACGGCTAGGCCTTAGTGTTCAGTTGGAGAAGATGAGTCATTGTCCGCGCAAGGGTGATGCATCCTATTTTGAGTTCGTTGGGCGCAATGGTTCGGCGATCGCGTGGAGCTATGAAGATCCCATTCCTCCCGCGGCGACGTTGAAAGACTATGTCGCTTTCTACCCCGACAATCTCGAGTTCAACAGAGAGTCCTGA
- the egtD gene encoding histidine N-alpha-methyltransferase encodes MLDTVKVTNAEFAADVLEGLGLPQKTLPCRWLYDERGSQLFEEITDLPEYYPTRTETKILEGCRSAIAAAAGSGATLVEYGSGASVKTRLLLDTFDSLHCYVPIDVSASFLEETADQLRRDYPSLSIKSVVGDFLSPISVPSDARGAGRTIGFFPGSTIGNLSNAEISDFFQRARQDLGEGASFVLGADLKKDVRRLIPAYDDAAGVTAAFNLNILKRINRELEGTFTLDQFAHEARWNEDASRVEMHLVSQRDQTVTVGDTKIGFAEGETIHTENSRKFALDELVQLAEAQGWVLSQSWMDDEKLFSVVMLDAA; translated from the coding sequence ATGTTGGACACAGTAAAAGTCACGAATGCTGAATTTGCAGCTGATGTTCTTGAGGGGCTTGGGCTTCCGCAAAAGACACTGCCCTGTCGCTGGCTCTATGACGAGCGCGGCTCCCAATTGTTTGAAGAGATTACAGACCTGCCGGAATATTATCCAACCCGGACAGAGACCAAGATTCTGGAAGGCTGCCGGAGCGCGATTGCCGCGGCGGCCGGAAGCGGCGCCACTCTCGTAGAATATGGGTCCGGCGCTTCGGTTAAAACGCGTTTGTTGCTTGATACGTTTGACTCACTGCACTGCTATGTGCCGATCGATGTGTCCGCGTCCTTCCTGGAGGAGACGGCTGACCAGTTGCGCCGGGATTATCCTTCTCTCTCGATCAAGTCTGTTGTCGGTGATTTCCTGTCTCCGATTTCTGTTCCATCGGATGCGCGAGGTGCCGGGCGCACGATCGGCTTTTTTCCAGGCTCAACCATTGGCAATTTGTCGAACGCAGAAATTTCAGATTTCTTTCAACGCGCGCGACAGGATTTAGGGGAGGGGGCATCCTTCGTGCTTGGCGCGGATCTGAAAAAGGATGTGAGGCGCCTTATCCCTGCTTATGATGATGCAGCCGGTGTGACGGCGGCCTTCAACCTCAATATTCTAAAACGCATCAACCGGGAGCTTGAGGGCACATTTACCCTCGACCAGTTTGCGCATGAAGCCCGTTGGAACGAAGACGCTTCCCGGGTTGAGATGCATCTGGTCAGCCAGAGAGACCAGACGGTGACAGTCGGGGACACCAAGATTGGCTTTGCAGAAGGCGAGACTATTCACACGGAAAATTCCCGCAAGTTTGCGCTTGATGAATTGGTGCAGCTGGCGGAGGCGCAAGGCTGGGTCCTGTCTCAGTCATGGATGGATGATGAGAAGCTCTTCAGTGTGGTGATGCTCGACGCTGCTTAG